The following are from one region of the Salmo trutta chromosome 22, fSalTru1.1, whole genome shotgun sequence genome:
- the LOC115158396 gene encoding tyrosine-protein kinase ABL2 isoform X3 translates to MQSMYLRTLQPSSSFEGEWVRLTGRPYTGVTDVDGPRLSEALHRPFGLDSAALTEAVRWSSKENLLGAAESDPNLFVALYDFVASGDNTLSITKGEKLRVLGYNQNGEWSEVRSKNGQGWVPSNYITPVNSLEKHSWYHGPVSRSAAEYLLSSLINGSFLVRESESSPGQLSISLRYEGRVYHYRINTASDGKVYVTAESRFSTLAELVHHHSTVADGLVTTLHYPAPKCNKPTVYGVSPIHDKWEMERTDITMKHKLGGGQYGEVYVGVWKKYNLTVAVKTLKEDTMEVEEFLKEAAVMKEVKHPNLVQLLGVCTLEPPFYIVTEYMPHGNLLDYLRECDREEVNAVVLLYMATQISSAMEYLEKKNFIHRDLAARNCLVGENSVVKVADFGLSRLMTGDTYTAHAGAKFPIKWTAPESLAYNTFSIKSDVWAFGVLLWEIATYGMSPYPGIDLSQVYDLLEKGYRMEQPEGCPPKVHELMRACWQWSPLDRPSFAETHQAFETMFHDSSISEEVAEELCKTASSGHGPSPHSFNHDMPLLPSKSRTLKKHTENKENIEGGLDCRQETHTASTHSPSGLAATLLAGDGRSGSSPALPRKQRDKSPSSLLEDSQETTFTRDRKAGFFSSFMKKKSSSNSPSSQLQQSLPTPPKRSSSFREMETQPHKKYEPTTGFSAPPPPLPQADGLGFSPSHGEGNHIQSRCCGATFGQKASANHTSGAPPSQVGSSSSSSWAGLAGFFTPRLIKKTLGLRTGKSTGTEEGNGGTKPFPRSNSTSSMSAGLPDLERMALTLPRNRSKPPLERTASTTSQPENGAAHTSETLLRKMDEGTAQIRDRPKAKLLPRVVGGSSGVVRAPGVGSEADSYCPSGTLRGREVQEAGGQDRQGWSSPSKTVGSGLSAAPHNHKVPVLISPTLKHGSADVHLVGMDSQGNRFKLLSEHQADRDRPRLVKPKCAPPPPPTLRLLGHSYSGDGEEQVGVAVEVNGDGVKRPGRVREVGTGRPSVPPPQVPPPPSASSSSANNTTPTKMANGATSTGSSTVPSGGSKLLRRTRQQAERVQPEKISKEALLECAECLRGALHSSPEPSSSSQVLDAAHQLLDYCSGYVDCIPQMRNKFAFREAVGKLELSLQELRASSSSGSGGAFSGPGASPALDNLHTCIKEISDVVQR, encoded by the exons ATGCAGAGTATGTATTTGAGGACCCTTCAACCCAGCAgcagttttgagggagagtgggTTAGGCTGACAGGCCGGCCCTACACGGGGGTGACGGATGTGGACGGGCCTAGACTCTCGG aGGCCCTCCACCGGCCCTTCGGCCTGGACTCGGCAGCGTTGACGGAGGCGGTGCGCTGGAGCTCCAAGGAGAACTTGCTGGGTGCTGCCGAGAGCGACCCTAACCTCTTTGTTGCACTTTATGACTTTGTTGCCAGTGGCGACAACACACTGAGCATTACAAAAG GTGAGAAGCTGAGGGTGCTAGGCTACAACCAGAATGGGGAGTGGAGCGAGGTGCGCTCCAAGAACGGCCAGGGCTGGGTGCCAAGCAACTACATCACGCCCGTCAACAGCCTGGAGAAGCACAGCTGGTACCACGGGCCCGTTTCGCGCAGCGCTGCAGAATACCTGCTAAGCAGCCTCATCAACGGCAGCTTCCTGGTCCGCGAGAGCGAGAGCAGCCCAGGACAGCTGTCGATCTCCCTGCGCTACGAGGGGCGTGTCTACCACTACCGCATCAACACCGCCTCAGATGGCAAG GTTTACGTCACAGCAGAGAGCCGCTTCAGCACCCTGGCCGAACTGGTCCACCACCACTCCACCGTGGCCGACGGCCTGGTCACCACGCTCCACTACCCGGCACCCAAGTGCAACAAGCCCACCGTCTACGGTGTGTCACCCATCCACGACAAGTGGGAGATGGAGCGCACCGACATCACCATGAAGCACAAGCTGGGAGGGGGGCAGTACGGAGAGGTGTACGTGGGAGTCTGGAAGAAATACAACCTCACCGTCGCAGTCAAAACACTCAAG GAGGACACTATGGAGGTGGAGGAATTCCTGAAAGAGGCAGCAGTCATGAAGGAGGTGAAACATCCCAACCTGGTGCAGCTGCTAG GTGTGTGTACGTTGGAGCCTCCCTTCTACATCGTGACAGAGTACATGCCCCACGGCAACCTGCTGGACTACCTGAGGGAGTGTGACCGGGAGGAGGTGAATGCTGTGGTGCTGCTCTACATGGCCACGCAGATCTCCTCCGCCATGGAGTACCTGGAGAAGAAGAACTTCATCCACCGGGACCTGGCGGCCAGGAACTGTCTGGTGGGGGAGAACAGCGTGGTGAAGGTGGCTGACTTTGGGCTGAGCAGGCTGATGACGGGGGACACGTACACGGCCCACGCCGGAGCCAAGTTCCCCATCAAGTGGACCGCCCCCGAGAGCCTGGCCTACAACACCTTTTCTATCAAGTCTGATGTGTGGG CTTTCGGTGTGCTGCTGTGGGAGATAGCGACGTACGGTATGTCTCCGTACCCAGGGATCGACCTGTCTCAGGTATACGATCTGCTGGAGAAGGGCTACCGCATGGAGCAGCCAGAGGGCTGTCCGCCCAAGGTCCACGAGCTGATGAGAGCCT gctggcaATGGAGCCCGTTGGACCGACCCTCGTTTGCAGAAACCCACCAGGCTTTTGAGACAATGTTCCACGATTCCAGCATCTCCGAAG aggtaGCAGAGGAGCTGTGTAAGACTGCCTCCTCTGGCCACGGCCCGTCACCACACTCCTTCAACCACGACATGCCCCTGCTGCCCTCCAAGTCGCGCACGCTCAAGAAGCATACGGAGAACAAGGAGAACATCGAGGGGGGTCTGGATTGCAggcaggagacacacacagccagcacCCACAGCCCCTCAG GTCTGGCAGCCACTCTGCTGGCAGGGGATGGCCGGTCAGGGAGCTCTCCTGCTCTGCCTCGGAAACAGAGGGACAAATCCCCCAGCAGCCTCTTGGAGGACTCCCAGGAGACCACGTTCACACGGGACCGCAAGGCTGGCTTCTTCAGTTCTTTCATGAAGAAGAAGTCTTCCTCCAACTCTCCCTCCTCCCAGCTGCAGCAGAGCCTGCCTACACCGCCCAAGAGGAGCAGCTCGTTCAGGGAGATGGAGACCCAGCCTCACAAGAAGTATGAGCCCACGACTGGCTTCAGCGCACCTCCTCCCCCCCTTCCCCAGGCAGATGGCCTGGGCTTTTCACCGTCCCACGGAGAGGGGAACCACATCCAGTCACGCTGCTGTGGAGCCACTTTTGGACAAAAGGCCTCTGCCAACCACACCTCTGGGGCCCCGCCCTCACAGGTgggcagtagtagcagcagcagctggGCAGGCCTGGCAGGCTTCTTCACCCCCCGCCTCATCAAAAAGACCTTAGGGCTACGGACTGGCAAGTCTACTGGGACCGAGGAGGGGAATGGGGGAACCAAGCCCTTCCCCAGGTCTAATTCCACCTCCTCCATGTCTGCAGGGCTGCCTGACCTGGAGAGGATGGCTCTGACTTTACCCAGGAACCGCAGTAAGCCTCCTCTAGAGCGCACTGCCTCCACCACCTCGCAGCCTGAGAACGGGGCAGCACACACCTCTGAGACCCTTCTCCGTAAGATGGATGAGGGCACAGCTCAGATCAGGGACCGGCCTAAAGCCAAGCTGCTTCCCCGAGTGGTGGGGGGGAGCTCTGGGGTGGTGAGAGCTCCTGGCGTTGGGAGTGAGGCAGATTCATATTGTCCCTCGGGGACCCTACGGGGTAGGGAGGTTCAGGAGGCAGGAGGACAGGACCGTCAGGGATGGTCGTCCCCCTCCAAAACAGTGGGATCGGGCCTGTCAGCGGCTCCACACAACCACAAGGTTCCAGTGCTGATCTCGCCCACACTCAAGCATGGCTCGGCCGATGTGCACCTGGTGGGGATGGACTCTCAGGGGAATCGCTTCAAACTACTATCAGAGCATCAGGCGGACCGGGACCGACCACGGCTGGTCAAGCCTAAATGTGCCCCACCTCCCCCTCCCACTCTGCGCCTCCTTGGACACTCCTACAGCGGGGATGGAGAGGAGCAGGTCGGGGTGGCTGTGGAGGTCAATGGTGATGGGGTGAAAAGGCCGGGAAGAGTAAGGGAAGTTGGAACAGGGAGACCGTCAGTGCCGCCACCACAAGTGCCTCCACCTCcttcagcctcctcttcctctgccaACAACACTACCCCTACTAAGATGGCTAACGGTGCCACCAGCACTGGCTCATCCACAGTCCCCTCTGGTGGCTCTAAGCTTCTGCGTCGGACTCGGCAGCAGGCAGAGAGGGTTCAACCGGAGAAGATCAGTAAGGAGGCTCTGCTGGAGTGTGCTGAGTGCCTGAGAGGTGCCCTCCACAGCAGCCCTGAGCCCTCCTCCAGCAGCCAGGTCCTAGACGCTGCTCATCAGCTGCTAGACTACTGCTCAGGCTACGTGGACTGCATCCCACAGATGCGGAACAAGTTTGCCTTCCGGGAGGCCGTGGGCAAATTAGAGCTCAGTTTGCAGGAGCTGCGGGCATCGTCCTCCTCTGGAAGCGGAGGAGCATTCAGTGGCCCAGGGGCTAGCCCTGCTCTGGACAACTTGCACACCTGCATCAAGGAAATTAGTGATGTGGTTCAGAGGTAG